From a region of the Nonlabens dokdonensis DSW-6 genome:
- a CDS encoding SPFH domain-containing protein: MGGFGVFLIPILLVIGFFLLLGTFFTVKQQTAAVVERFGKFTSMRQSGLQLKIPVIDKIAGRINLKIQQLDVIVETKTKDDVFVRLKISVQFQVRREKVYDAFYRLQNPHDQITAYVFDVVRAEVPKMKLDYVFEKKDDIAIAVKRELNEAMMDYGYDIIKTLVTDIDPDVQVKAAMNRINAAEREKTAAEYEAEADRIKIVAKARAEAESKRLQGQGIADQRREIARGLEESVDVLNNVGINSQEASALIVVTQHYDTLQSLGEETNSNLILLPNSPQAGSDMLNNMIASFTASAQIGEQMKKTAAKKDGETKRERPSRDRESGYGDSDDL, from the coding sequence ATGGGAGGCTTTGGGGTATTTCTAATTCCGATTTTATTAGTAATAGGCTTTTTCCTATTGCTGGGAACATTCTTTACTGTAAAACAACAAACCGCTGCGGTAGTAGAACGTTTCGGTAAATTTACCAGTATGCGACAATCTGGTCTACAACTTAAAATTCCAGTAATTGATAAAATTGCTGGTAGAATAAACTTGAAGATTCAGCAGCTGGATGTAATCGTTGAAACTAAAACAAAAGATGACGTGTTTGTGCGTCTTAAAATCTCTGTGCAATTTCAAGTACGTAGAGAAAAGGTATATGATGCGTTTTATAGATTGCAAAATCCGCATGATCAGATTACTGCTTACGTTTTTGATGTAGTACGTGCTGAAGTTCCAAAAATGAAGTTGGATTACGTTTTTGAAAAGAAAGACGATATCGCCATTGCTGTAAAGCGTGAATTAAACGAGGCGATGATGGATTACGGTTATGACATCATTAAAACACTTGTAACAGACATTGATCCAGATGTACAGGTAAAGGCTGCAATGAATAGAATTAACGCCGCAGAACGTGAAAAAACAGCAGCAGAATATGAAGCAGAAGCAGATCGTATCAAGATTGTTGCAAAAGCACGTGCAGAAGCAGAGTCTAAGCGATTACAAGGTCAAGGTATTGCAGACCAAAGGAGAGAAATTGCTCGTGGTCTTGAAGAAAGTGTAGATGTTCTTAACAACGTAGGTATTAATTCACAAGAAGCAAGTGCTTTAATTGTAGTAACACAGCACTATGATACATTACAATCTTTAGGTGAAGAAACTAACTCAAATCTTATACTATTACCTAATTCTCCACAAGCTGGTAGCGACATGCTTAACAACATGATAGCTAGTTTTACTGCAAGTGCTCAAATAGGAGAACAAATGAAAAAGACGGCAGCAAAGAAAGATGGAGAAACTAAAAGAGAACGTCCATCTAGAGATCGT